ATGTATATCCCCTGTTACATTAAAAAGACTGCCAACTTATTTAAGCTATCTTAAATCCCTGCCTGAGGATGCTTCTTCTTATATATCTGCCACTGCCATAGCAAATGCACTTCAGATGGGTGATGTACAAGTAAGAAAGGATCTAGCAGCAGTCAGTGATAAGGGAAAGCCTAAGGTTGGATACAAGGTAAAAGACTTAATTAATGAACTGGAAACTTATTTAGGTTGTAACAAGATGGAAGATGTGGTTTTAGTTGGTGCAGGAAAACTGGGAAAAGTCTTACTAAATTATAAGGGTTTTGAGGAATATGGCATTAATATAGCTGCCGCATTTGATATAAATGATAGTGTAATAAGTGATACAAATATTCCAAAACCTATTTATCATCTTTCAAAGCTAACTGATTTATGTAGCGAAACAAAGATACACATGGGCATACTTACAGTCCCGGTAGAAAATGCACAAAGTGCTTGTGATTATATGATACAGTGTGGAATTCGGGCTATTATGAACTTTACACCGACCCCACTTAAGGTACCAGGTAATGTACTGATACAAAATGTTAATATAGCAGCCTCCCTGGCTTTGCTTTCAAAACAATTATCAGAGCAAACTTATAATATGATGTAAACTCAGAAAGGAGATTATTATATGAAAGACAAGAACACCATAATTGTTGATAACGTAGAAAAACTAGAAACAGTTATATCCCGTGTACGCAAAGCTCAAGAAGTATTTGCAACATACACACAAGAACAGGTAGATAAGATCTTTTTAGCAGCTGCTACAGCTGCCAATAAGGAAAGAATCTCCCTGGCAAAACAGGCTGTGGAAGAGACAGGAATGGGAATCGTTGAAGATAAGGTAATCAAGAATCACTTTGCTGCTGAATATATCTACAACGCTTATAAAGATACCAAAACCTGCGGGGTACTTGAAGAAGATAAGGCCTTTGGTATTAAAAAGATTGCTGAACCTATAGGTGTGATTGCAGCTGTTATTCCCACAACCAACCCTACATCCACTGCAATATTTAAAACCCTTCTTGCTCTAAAGACCAGAAACGGAATTATAATCAGCCCTCACCCAAGAGCAAAACAATGCACCATCGCTGCAGCAAAAGTTATTTTAGAAGCGGCGGTTAAAGCCGGAGCTCCTGAGGATATAATCGGATGGATTGATGTTCCAAACCTGGAAATGTCTAATTTAATTATGAGAGAAGCTGATATTATTCTTGCAACTGGCGGTCCCGGTATGGTAAAGGCTGCTTACTCCAGCGGAAAACCCGCCATCGGTGTCGGTGCAGGTAACACTCCTGCTATAATTGACGAAACTGCCGATATTTTGCTTGCGGTTAACTCAATCATACACTCTAAAACCTTTGATAATGGTATGATTTGTGCTTCCGAACAAGCTTGTATCGTTCTTGATAAGGTATATGATAAGGTTAAGAAAGAGTTCCTTGCCCGGGGCTGCTACTTCCTAAATGATGAAGAATTAGACAAGGTTAGAAAAACCATAATCATTAACGGAGGCCTTAATGCTAAGATAGTGGGCCAAAGTGCTAAAAAGATTGCAGACCTTGCCGGCATAAATGTACCGGAAAACACAAAAATATTAATCGGTGAAGTAGAATCTGTAGATCTTTCTGAAGAATTTGCCCATGAAAAACTGTCACCGGTACTGGCCATGTATAGGGCTAAGGACTTTAATGAAGCCATGGATAAGGCCCATCAATTAGTAAAAGACGGGGGCTACGGACACACTTCCTCCGTATATTTGAATGAATTAGAAGCAAAGGATAAATTAGATGCCTTC
This genomic interval from Herbinix luporum contains the following:
- a CDS encoding redox-sensing transcriptional repressor Rex, which gives rise to MSPVTLKRLPTYLSYLKSLPEDASSYISATAIANALQMGDVQVRKDLAAVSDKGKPKVGYKVKDLINELETYLGCNKMEDVVLVGAGKLGKVLLNYKGFEEYGINIAAAFDINDSVISDTNIPKPIYHLSKLTDLCSETKIHMGILTVPVENAQSACDYMIQCGIRAIMNFTPTPLKVPGNVLIQNVNIAASLALLSKQLSEQTYNMM